One Natronoarchaeum mannanilyticum genomic window carries:
- a CDS encoding secondary thiamine-phosphate synthase enzyme YjbQ, with protein MATTSSFEVATDRRTDTVDVTDRVAGAIPDGLETGVCSVFVRHTTAGISVNENESRLRDDTEDFFEELVPDEGHRHDQLDGNADSHLRATLVGASESIPVEDGDLSLGRWQSILLLEFDGPRTREVTVTVVGE; from the coding sequence ATGGCTACGACGAGTTCGTTCGAGGTCGCGACCGATCGTCGCACCGACACCGTCGACGTGACAGACCGCGTCGCCGGCGCGATCCCCGATGGCCTCGAGACGGGCGTCTGTTCGGTGTTCGTCCGCCACACCACCGCCGGGATCAGCGTCAACGAGAACGAGTCGCGACTCCGCGACGACACCGAGGACTTCTTCGAGGAGCTCGTCCCCGACGAGGGCCACCGTCACGACCAGCTCGACGGGAACGCGGACTCCCACCTGCGCGCGACGCTGGTCGGCGCGAGCGAGTCGATCCCGGTCGAGGACGGCGATCTCTCGCTCGGGCGCTGGCAGTCGATACTCCTGCTGGAGTTCGACGGGCCGCGGACGCGCGAGGTGACGGTGACCGTCGTCGGCGAGTGA
- a CDS encoding glycerophosphodiester phosphodiesterase encodes MEIAHRGYAAEAPENTLAALRRAGRHADAVEIDVRRCGSGDLVVIHDAEVDRLTDGTGRVADLSLAELEALDVLGSGESIPTLAEVLSIVPADVAINVELKETGIATDAVEAIDPAENPVIVSSFSERALRETRAASASIPTAYLADRLRDRPVTTAVELDCRCVHPRFALCFYSPIISRAHDLGLGVNAWTVDDPLVVRALCRLGVDGVVTDRSGVVPDRYRTVADDRKP; translated from the coding sequence ATGGAGATCGCCCACCGCGGCTACGCCGCCGAGGCGCCCGAAAACACGCTCGCGGCGCTCCGGCGAGCGGGCCGGCACGCCGACGCCGTCGAGATCGACGTTCGCCGGTGCGGATCGGGCGACCTCGTCGTGATCCACGACGCCGAGGTTGATCGACTCACCGACGGGACGGGGCGGGTCGCGGACCTGTCGCTGGCGGAACTCGAGGCGCTCGACGTGCTCGGCTCCGGCGAGTCGATTCCGACGCTCGCCGAGGTGCTGTCGATCGTTCCGGCGGACGTCGCGATCAACGTCGAGCTCAAGGAAACGGGGATCGCGACCGATGCGGTCGAAGCCATCGATCCCGCCGAGAATCCCGTGATCGTCTCGTCGTTCTCCGAGCGGGCTCTGAGAGAGACTCGCGCAGCGTCGGCGTCGATCCCGACGGCGTACCTCGCCGATCGCCTGCGCGATCGACCGGTTACGACCGCCGTCGAACTCGACTGCCGGTGCGTCCACCCGCGATTCGCGCTGTGTTTCTACTCGCCGATCATCTCTCGCGCGCACGACCTCGGTCTCGGCGTCAACGCCTGGACGGTCGACGACCCGCTGGTCGTCCGGGCGCTGTGTCGCCTCGGCGTCGACGGCGTCGTCACCGACCGGAGCGGCGTCGTGCCGGACCGATACCGCACCGTTGCCGACGATCGCAAGCCGTAG
- a CDS encoding DUF5658 family protein, which produces MTPGSDVLLGGVDASPSRWLASVGSLWGLAIAVYGVGDLASTIVGLQLGASESNPIPAALIELAPGFLAVVVLLTLWKAITMAAFALVAWRLPAPYAAAIPAGLCLIGLTVVSWNASVILTVST; this is translated from the coding sequence GTGACGCCGGGCAGCGACGTGCTGCTCGGCGGCGTCGACGCCTCGCCGTCGCGCTGGCTGGCCAGCGTCGGCTCGCTGTGGGGGCTGGCGATCGCCGTCTACGGCGTCGGCGACCTGGCCTCGACGATCGTCGGGCTGCAACTGGGCGCCAGCGAGAGCAACCCGATCCCGGCGGCGCTGATCGAGCTCGCGCCCGGCTTCCTCGCGGTCGTCGTGCTCCTGACGCTCTGGAAGGCGATCACGATGGCGGCGTTCGCGCTCGTCGCCTGGCGGCTCCCCGCGCCCTACGCCGCCGCGATTCCGGCGGGGCTGTGTCTGATCGGCCTGACAGTTGTGAGCTGGAACGCGTCGGTGATCCTTACTGTCTCGACGTGA
- a CDS encoding SpoVR family protein, producing MSFDRYEAKREASKLQEPVDEARLLAEKLGLEPYPVNYWIVDYDEMNELIAYGGFQHRYPHWRWGMQYDKQQKQGQYGGGKAFEIVNNDNPSHAFLQESNDVADQKAVITHVEAHADFFANNEWFGMFTDARGDDEVDAAAMLERHGRSIREYMADPDVEQAEVERWIDNVLTLEDTIDQHQTFSASHLLGGPDADDEELDDDLAEKLSELDLSDEVLEEVFDEEWVEDQEVDGSAASFPETPEKDVIAFLREHGKQYDEEAGKAVEFEPWQRDVIEMLRAESYYFAAQKMTKVMNEGWAALWESMMMGEEAFAGADEFLSYADHQARVLGSPGLNPYKLGKELWEYVENTTNRQEVLDKLLRVEGISWRNVADTVDFDDILGQLEPPKALTSITSDSLDDVAELPDEYVDRDALQRAREGEVDVDKYPWKVLTYEGLARRHYSLTKRQNRGFLKRVGQSELERIGRYLFDDAVYESVDEALDDVDHARGWDRMREIRESHNDVTFLDEFLTQEFVDENEYFTYEYSQAAGQNRVASTDYEDVKKKLLLQFTNFGKPTIVVQDGNYNNRNELLLAHRYNGVMLDIEQAQRTLERVFDLWGRPVNLMTIVKTVDEHDIEVAKRRNREPEPEEQGLLIRYDGSTFEERELPWEEVEDIAASDVDYDTKPDEWLA from the coding sequence ATGAGTTTCGACCGCTACGAGGCCAAGCGCGAGGCATCGAAGTTGCAGGAACCCGTCGACGAGGCGCGGCTGCTCGCCGAGAAGCTCGGCTTAGAGCCCTATCCGGTCAACTACTGGATCGTCGACTACGACGAGATGAACGAGCTGATCGCCTACGGCGGGTTCCAGCACCGCTACCCTCACTGGCGGTGGGGGATGCAGTACGACAAGCAACAGAAGCAGGGCCAGTACGGCGGCGGGAAGGCCTTCGAGATCGTCAACAACGATAACCCATCCCACGCGTTCTTACAGGAGTCCAATGACGTCGCCGACCAGAAAGCCGTCATCACGCACGTCGAGGCCCACGCGGACTTCTTCGCGAACAACGAGTGGTTCGGTATGTTCACCGACGCGAGGGGCGACGACGAGGTCGACGCCGCCGCGATGCTGGAACGGCACGGCCGGTCGATCCGCGAGTACATGGCCGACCCGGACGTCGAGCAGGCCGAGGTCGAACGCTGGATCGACAACGTGCTCACGCTGGAGGACACGATCGACCAGCACCAGACGTTCTCGGCGTCGCACCTGCTGGGCGGGCCGGACGCCGACGACGAGGAGCTCGACGACGACCTCGCCGAGAAGCTCTCCGAACTGGATCTGAGCGACGAGGTGCTCGAAGAGGTGTTCGACGAGGAGTGGGTCGAGGACCAGGAGGTCGACGGGTCGGCCGCATCCTTCCCCGAGACGCCCGAGAAAGACGTCATCGCGTTCCTCAGGGAGCACGGCAAGCAGTACGACGAGGAGGCCGGCAAGGCCGTCGAGTTCGAGCCCTGGCAGCGCGACGTGATCGAGATGCTGCGCGCCGAGTCGTACTACTTCGCCGCCCAGAAGATGACGAAGGTGATGAACGAGGGATGGGCGGCCCTATGGGAATCGATGATGATGGGCGAGGAGGCGTTCGCGGGCGCCGACGAGTTCCTCAGCTACGCCGACCACCAGGCACGCGTGCTGGGATCGCCCGGCCTGAACCCCTACAAGCTCGGCAAGGAGCTCTGGGAGTACGTCGAGAACACCACGAACCGTCAAGAGGTACTCGACAAGCTGCTGCGCGTCGAGGGCATCTCGTGGCGCAACGTCGCGGACACCGTCGACTTCGACGACATTCTGGGGCAGTTAGAGCCCCCGAAGGCGCTTACTTCGATCACCAGCGACTCGCTCGACGACGTCGCCGAGCTTCCCGACGAATACGTCGACCGCGACGCTCTTCAGCGAGCGCGCGAGGGCGAGGTGGACGTCGACAAGTACCCCTGGAAGGTGCTGACCTACGAGGGGCTGGCGCGGCGCCACTACTCGCTGACCAAGCGCCAGAACCGCGGGTTCCTCAAGCGCGTCGGCCAGTCGGAACTCGAACGGATCGGCCGGTACCTGTTCGACGACGCCGTCTACGAATCGGTCGACGAGGCGCTCGACGACGTCGACCACGCGCGGGGCTGGGACCGGATGCGCGAGATCCGCGAGAGCCACAACGACGTGACGTTCCTCGACGAGTTCCTCACCCAGGAGTTCGTCGACGAGAACGAGTACTTCACCTACGAGTACTCGCAGGCCGCCGGCCAGAACCGCGTCGCCAGCACGGACTACGAGGACGTCAAGAAGAAGCTCCTGCTGCAGTTCACCAACTTCGGGAAGCCGACGATCGTCGTGCAGGACGGCAACTACAACAACCGCAACGAGTTGCTGCTGGCCCACCGCTACAACGGCGTCATGCTCGACATCGAGCAGGCCCAGCGCACGCTCGAACGCGTGTTCGACCTCTGGGGGCGCCCGGTGAACCTGATGACGATCGTCAAGACCGTCGACGAGCACGACATCGAGGTGGCCAAGCGCCGGAACCGCGAGCCAGAGCCCGAGGAGCAGGGCCTGCTGATCCGCTACGACGGCTCGACCTTCGAGGAGCGCGAGCTCCCCTGGGAGGAGGTCGAGGACATCGCCGCCAGCGACGTCGACTACGACACCAAGCCCGACGAATGGCTGGCCTGA
- a CDS encoding YeaH/YhbH family protein, which produces MGLQDDLERFREVGEKRREDLADFIQYGDLGQSGKDDVRIPIKIVDLPEFEYDQRDQGGVGQGDADVGDPVGQPQPQPGDGDEEGDPGEEGAEHEYYEMDPEEFAQELDEELGLELDPKGKKVIEEKEGPFTDLTRTGPDSTLDFERMFKEGLKRKLAMDFDEEFLREVLKIEGWGPDKAFEWARGENVPVSKAWIDDAYDDVPRDERTTWSSIEELEENVDREPVQQKIRREGIKQVPFRREDERYRHPEIIEEREKNVVVFNIRDVSGSMRQNKRELVERVFTPLDWYLQGKYDNAEFVYIAHDAEAWEVERDEFFGIRSGGGTKISSAYELAQELLEEYPWSEWNRYVFAAGDSENSSNDTEQRVVPLMEQIPANLHAYVETQPSGNAINATHAEEVESHFGDSDDVAVAYVSSEDDVTDAIYEILSTEEEAEQ; this is translated from the coding sequence ATGGGACTGCAAGACGACCTCGAACGATTCAGGGAAGTCGGGGAAAAGCGCCGCGAGGACCTGGCCGACTTCATCCAGTACGGCGACCTCGGACAGAGCGGGAAGGACGACGTCCGCATCCCGATCAAGATCGTCGACCTCCCCGAGTTCGAGTACGACCAGCGCGACCAGGGCGGCGTCGGACAGGGCGACGCCGACGTCGGCGACCCGGTCGGCCAGCCACAGCCACAGCCGGGCGACGGCGACGAGGAGGGGGACCCGGGCGAGGAGGGCGCCGAACACGAGTACTACGAGATGGACCCCGAGGAGTTCGCCCAGGAGTTAGACGAGGAGCTCGGGCTCGAACTCGACCCGAAGGGCAAGAAGGTGATCGAGGAGAAGGAAGGCCCCTTCACAGACCTGACCCGGACCGGCCCCGACTCGACGCTGGACTTCGAGCGCATGTTCAAGGAGGGTCTCAAGCGCAAGCTCGCGATGGACTTCGACGAGGAGTTCCTCCGAGAGGTGCTCAAGATCGAGGGCTGGGGGCCGGACAAGGCCTTCGAGTGGGCGCGCGGCGAGAACGTGCCCGTCTCGAAAGCCTGGATCGACGACGCGTACGACGACGTCCCGCGAGACGAGCGGACGACGTGGTCGAGCATCGAGGAACTGGAGGAGAACGTCGACCGCGAGCCCGTCCAGCAGAAGATCCGCCGGGAGGGGATCAAGCAGGTCCCGTTCCGCCGCGAGGACGAGCGGTACCGCCACCCCGAAATCATCGAGGAGCGCGAGAAGAACGTCGTCGTGTTCAACATCCGCGACGTCTCGGGGTCGATGCGCCAGAACAAGCGCGAACTCGTCGAGCGCGTGTTCACGCCGCTGGACTGGTACCTGCAGGGCAAGTACGACAACGCCGAGTTCGTCTACATCGCCCACGACGCCGAGGCCTGGGAGGTCGAGCGCGACGAGTTCTTCGGCATCCGGTCGGGCGGCGGGACGAAGATCTCCTCGGCGTACGAACTGGCCCAGGAGCTGTTAGAGGAGTACCCCTGGAGCGAGTGGAACCGCTACGTGTTCGCCGCGGGCGACAGCGAGAACTCCTCGAACGACACCGAACAGCGCGTCGTCCCGCTGATGGAGCAGATCCCCGCGAACCTCCACGCCTACGTGGAGACCCAGCCCAGCGGCAACGCGATCAACGCGACCCACGCCGAGGAGGTCGAGAGCCACTTCGGCGACAGCGACGACGTGGCGGTGGCGTACGTCTCCAGCGAGGACGACGTGACCGACGCCATCTACGAGATCCTCTCGACCGAGGAGGAGGCAGAACAGTGA
- a CDS encoding kinase anchor protein, giving the protein MSRGDEYVSAADRALEGAYEEPMSLGEYVDQIFENPKIASHASKYLLEAIEAAGTRTVVEEGEETERYRFFDDPHNDGEHAILGNTEVLNAFVDDLRTIAAERGKNEKIIWFDGPTATGKSELKRCLINGLREYSKTPEGRRYTVEWNVEGAVESRGLSYGDQAVEDEDDWYESPVQVHPLSVFPDDVREELLAELNETTEDHIDLHVDQRLDPFSREAYEYLEEQYRRNGAEELFATITDPQHLRVKNYVVGVGQGIGVLHSEDEGHPKQRLVGSWMQGMLQELDSRGRKNPQAFSYDGVLSQGNGLLTIVEDAAQHADLLQKLLNVPDEGTVKLDKGIGMDIDTQMLIISNPDLDAQLNQHADRNGTDPLKALKRRLDKHEFTYLTNHSLEAELIRRELTGETEVWEARGYEELEEKIRESISLRVRDADGEITERELAPHAVEAAAMYAVVTRLDDGDLPAGVDLVDKAILFDRGYLQDGDERVDKDEFEFEDATNGEHGIPVTYTRDELASLLQTERDRHHAELPVEDVVMPRDVLNAMAEDLDDAPVFSAGERTEFENRVVPVKNYVFQQQEDDVLEAMMRDKRVEESTVEEYIQHVYAWATDERITNDRGERVDPDPLKMKVFEIEHMGRFDEDSYDGDEPGPAVREFRTEKIITALNRHAWERRNEDFSVSDVDLTDIPIIRSLLESYDWDDVARIHEDFDPRQWDDPPADTETATVKERTIENMTDLFDYSEASAELTSRHVVGQIAYKWD; this is encoded by the coding sequence ATGAGTCGAGGCGACGAGTACGTCAGCGCGGCCGACCGCGCGCTCGAGGGCGCCTACGAGGAGCCGATGAGCCTCGGGGAGTACGTCGACCAGATCTTCGAGAACCCGAAGATCGCCTCCCACGCCAGCAAGTACCTGCTGGAGGCGATCGAGGCCGCCGGCACCCGCACGGTCGTCGAGGAGGGCGAGGAGACGGAGCGCTACCGCTTCTTCGACGATCCGCACAACGACGGCGAACACGCCATCCTCGGCAACACCGAAGTGCTCAACGCGTTCGTCGACGACCTCCGGACGATCGCGGCCGAGCGCGGAAAGAACGAGAAGATCATCTGGTTCGACGGCCCGACCGCGACCGGCAAGTCCGAGCTCAAGCGCTGCCTGATCAACGGGCTCCGGGAGTACTCGAAAACGCCGGAAGGACGCCGCTACACGGTCGAGTGGAACGTCGAGGGCGCCGTCGAGAGCCGCGGGCTCAGCTACGGCGACCAGGCCGTCGAGGACGAGGACGACTGGTACGAGAGCCCGGTGCAGGTTCATCCGCTGTCGGTGTTCCCAGACGACGTCCGCGAGGAGCTGCTCGCCGAGCTCAACGAGACGACCGAGGACCACATCGACCTCCACGTCGACCAGCGCCTCGACCCGTTCTCGCGGGAGGCCTACGAGTACCTCGAGGAGCAGTACCGCCGCAACGGCGCCGAGGAGCTGTTCGCGACGATCACCGATCCTCAGCACCTGCGCGTCAAGAACTACGTCGTCGGCGTCGGGCAGGGGATCGGCGTGCTCCACTCCGAGGACGAGGGCCACCCCAAGCAGCGGCTCGTCGGATCGTGGATGCAGGGAATGTTGCAGGAACTGGACTCGCGCGGGCGGAAGAACCCGCAGGCGTTCAGCTACGACGGCGTGCTCTCGCAGGGCAACGGCCTCCTGACGATCGTCGAGGACGCCGCCCAGCACGCCGACCTGCTCCAGAAGCTGCTGAACGTGCCCGACGAGGGCACCGTGAAGCTCGACAAGGGGATCGGGATGGACATCGACACGCAGATGCTGATCATCTCGAACCCCGACCTCGACGCCCAGCTCAACCAGCACGCCGACCGCAACGGCACCGACCCGCTGAAGGCGCTCAAGCGCCGGCTCGACAAGCACGAGTTCACGTACCTCACCAACCACTCGCTGGAGGCCGAGCTGATCCGCCGCGAGCTGACCGGCGAGACCGAGGTCTGGGAGGCCCGCGGGTACGAGGAGCTCGAGGAGAAGATCCGCGAGTCGATCTCGCTGCGGGTGCGCGACGCCGACGGCGAGATCACCGAACGGGAGCTGGCGCCCCACGCCGTCGAGGCCGCCGCGATGTACGCCGTCGTCACGCGACTCGACGACGGCGACCTGCCGGCCGGCGTCGATCTGGTCGACAAGGCGATCCTGTTCGACCGGGGGTACCTGCAGGACGGCGACGAGCGCGTCGACAAGGACGAGTTCGAGTTCGAGGACGCGACCAACGGCGAGCACGGCATCCCCGTGACCTACACGCGCGACGAGCTGGCGAGCCTGCTCCAGACCGAGCGGGACCGCCACCACGCAGAGCTGCCGGTCGAGGACGTCGTGATGCCACGGGACGTGCTCAACGCGATGGCCGAAGATCTCGACGACGCGCCGGTGTTCTCGGCGGGCGAGCGCACCGAGTTCGAGAACCGGGTCGTTCCGGTGAAGAACTACGTGTTCCAGCAGCAGGAAGACGACGTCCTCGAAGCCATGATGCGGGACAAGCGCGTCGAGGAGTCGACGGTCGAGGAGTACATCCAGCACGTGTACGCCTGGGCGACCGACGAGCGCATCACGAACGATCGGGGCGAGCGCGTCGACCCGGACCCGCTGAAGATGAAGGTGTTCGAGATCGAGCACATGGGCCGGTTCGACGAGGACAGCTACGACGGCGACGAGCCCGGCCCCGCGGTCCGGGAGTTCCGCACCGAGAAGATCATCACGGCGCTGAACCGCCACGCGTGGGAGCGCCGGAACGAGGACTTCTCGGTGAGCGACGTCGACCTGACGGACATCCCGATCATCCGCTCGCTGCTGGAGAGCTACGACTGGGACGACGTCGCTCGCATCCACGAGGACTTCGACCCGCGCCAGTGGGACGACCCGCCGGCCGACACCGAGACCGCGACCGTGAAGGAACGGACGATCGAGAACATGACGGATCTGTTCGACTACAGCGAGGCGTCCGCGGAGCTGACGAGCCGCCACGTGGTCGGACAGATCGCCTACAAGTGGGATTAG